In Oryza brachyantha chromosome 1, ObraRS2, whole genome shotgun sequence, the following are encoded in one genomic region:
- the LOC107304866 gene encoding uncharacterized protein LOC107304866 — translation MAMAQPGPQQRRLGLGALPLAAVLLLLLSLCLLARAGAAVAATVSAEANLERKEGAMMATAPEEEDAVVGQEAAAEGDRPERMEMETIDDYVPFGANNRHNPHP, via the exons ATGGCGATGGCGCAGCCCGGGCCGCAGCAACGGCGGCTCGGCCTTGGCGCCCTCCCCCTCGCGGCGGTGCTTCTCCTCCTGCTCTCCCTCTGCCTCCTcgctcgcgccggcgccgccgtcgccgctacGGTCTCGGCTGAAG CCAATCTCGAACGGAAAGAGGGAGCGATGATGGCGACTGCAcctgaggaggaggacgccgtGGTAGGACAG gaggccgcggcggagggtgACCGGCCGGAgaggatggagatggagaccATCGACGACTACGTCCCGTTCGGCGCCAACAACCGGCACAACCCGCATCCATGA